A single genomic interval of Methanocorpusculum sp. harbors:
- a CDS encoding type 1 glutamine amidotransferase family protein — protein MFTIYVYILDTLADWELGHVTSELHSGRFFKKGAEHVSLKTVSYSKEPVTTMGGMKIIPDCVIDDIVVSDTSVLLLPGANTWNDQKHCAIIEKAGELLSIGAMVGAICGATAALANFGLLDTRPHTSNGPGFLEMFSPGYKGQNFYIDEPSVADNNLITAGSTGGLLWAKQIIEHLGVFESNTLESWYAYFSTGKPEHFFALMQSLQSGNEN, from the coding sequence ATGTTTACGATCTATGTTTATATTCTTGATACTTTAGCCGACTGGGAACTGGGGCATGTTACTTCTGAGTTGCATTCCGGCCGGTTTTTCAAAAAAGGCGCGGAACATGTATCGCTGAAAACGGTTAGTTATTCAAAAGAGCCGGTCACTACAATGGGCGGGATGAAAATCATACCCGATTGCGTAATTGATGATATCGTTGTGAGTGATACAAGCGTGCTGCTGTTACCGGGCGCAAATACCTGGAACGACCAAAAGCACTGCGCTATTATCGAGAAAGCAGGCGAACTTCTCTCTATTGGCGCTATGGTGGGTGCTATTTGCGGAGCTACCGCGGCTCTTGCCAACTTCGGGCTCTTGGATACGCGTCCGCATACCAGTAATGGACCGGGATTTCTTGAGATGTTTTCCCCCGGGTATAAAGGGCAGAATTTCTATATAGACGAGCCGTCCGTAGCGGATAACAACCTTATTACTGCAGGTTCCACCGGGGGTTTGTTGTGGGCAAAACAGATCATTGAGCATTTAGGTGTTTTTGAGTCAAACACGCTGGAATCCTGGTATGCATATTTTAGTACCGGTAAGCCGGAACATTTCTTTGCCCTCATGCAAAGTTTGCAGTCCGGCAATGAAAACTGA
- a CDS encoding TIGR04013 family B12-binding domain/radical SAM domain-containing protein encodes MRITWRFIAAARNSYAALYAACEKYGYILEPVDSPSDGGDVICYSLNSLDYPKYVDEIESAEQITIVGGPHPSACPEEVSLIADYVVVGEGERTLPRLLAALDAGEGEDAKIPGVASRGSVFVPIDHSVRLDAFPSFSRMKGYIELSRGCPFSCAYCQTPCLHGRRMRHRSREAIVSMAEKYQDARFVTPNAFAYGSADGRVPDVEKLRRLLSSMPKNNIYFGTFPSEVRPEFVIQETAELVTEFCSNTKLHFGAQSGSDAVLSKMGRGHTVADVYSALDICKKVGQTPVVDVIFGFPFASDEDEEATLSLVSDVTRYGTAHVHYLTPLPGTPLEGSTPRDILPEIDKQLGKLALNGRVTGYWHDKF; translated from the coding sequence ATGCGGATAACCTGGCGTTTCATCGCTGCGGCACGAAACTCCTATGCTGCTCTGTATGCCGCCTGTGAAAAATACGGGTATATCCTTGAGCCGGTTGATTCCCCCTCGGACGGCGGGGATGTGATATGTTATAGTCTGAATAGTCTTGACTATCCAAAATACGTTGATGAGATAGAATCTGCAGAGCAGATCACGATAGTCGGCGGCCCGCACCCCTCGGCATGTCCGGAAGAGGTCTCTCTTATCGCTGACTATGTCGTGGTCGGTGAAGGCGAGCGGACCCTCCCGCGTCTTCTCGCCGCTTTAGATGCGGGAGAGGGAGAGGATGCGAAGATCCCGGGAGTCGCCTCCCGTGGCTCCGTTTTCGTTCCGATCGATCATTCGGTCAGGCTGGATGCATTTCCCTCGTTTTCGCGAATGAAGGGCTATATCGAACTTTCCCGCGGCTGCCCGTTCTCCTGTGCCTACTGTCAAACGCCATGTCTGCATGGAAGACGAATGCGTCACCGTTCAAGGGAAGCGATAGTTTCCATGGCGGAAAAGTATCAGGATGCGAGATTCGTCACGCCAAACGCGTTCGCCTACGGTTCGGCGGACGGCCGCGTTCCCGATGTGGAAAAACTCCGCCGGCTTTTATCTTCGATGCCGAAGAACAACATCTACTTCGGGACATTCCCGTCCGAGGTCAGGCCGGAGTTCGTTATTCAGGAGACCGCCGAACTCGTCACAGAGTTCTGTTCCAATACGAAGCTCCATTTCGGGGCGCAGTCCGGTTCGGACGCCGTTCTCTCGAAAATGGGCAGGGGGCATACGGTCGCCGATGTCTATTCGGCACTCGATATCTGTAAAAAAGTCGGGCAGACCCCGGTGGTCGATGTGATCTTCGGCTTTCCGTTTGCATCAGACGAGGATGAGGAGGCGACCCTCTCACTCGTTTCTGACGTGACCAGATACGGAACGGCCCATGTGCATTACCTGACTCCCCTTCCGGGAACGCCGCTCGAGGGTTCCACCCCCCGGGACATTCTCCCGGAGATCGATAAGCAGCTTGGAAAGCTCGCGTTGAACGGCCGGGTCACCGGCTACTGGCACGATAAATTTTAA
- a CDS encoding DUF126 domain-containing protein has product MIIQGRSIAKGTGTGPLLITDTPISFLGGVDPKTGIVIDETHPLFGKSIAGKVLVFPYGKGSTVGSYVLYSLAKNHVAPAAIINTECETIIATGAIISEIPTVDRLNGDLPADGVVTVDGTRGTVSFA; this is encoded by the coding sequence ATGATAATACAGGGACGAAGCATTGCAAAAGGGACAGGGACCGGTCCACTTCTCATAACCGATACACCAATATCCTTCCTAGGAGGTGTCGATCCGAAAACCGGTATCGTCATCGATGAAACCCACCCCCTCTTCGGTAAGTCGATCGCCGGAAAAGTCCTGGTATTCCCGTACGGAAAAGGCTCGACCGTCGGCTCCTATGTCTTATATTCCCTCGCGAAAAACCATGTCGCTCCTGCCGCGATCATCAACACCGAATGCGAAACGATCATCGCGACCGGGGCGATCATCTCAGAGATCCCGACCGTCGACCGCCTAAATGGCGATCTTCCAGCTGACGGGGTCGTCACCGTTGACGGAACCCGCGGTACGGTCTCTTTCGCATAA
- the pth2 gene encoding peptidyl-tRNA hydrolase Pth2 — MTGGEEVFKYKQCLILRSDLKLSCGKMCAQAAHASIGAYEKASLADKKEWLREGQKKVALKAASERALYELKFAAEMAGVPASLIIDAGYTEIPPGTITALGIGPAKAELINKITGHLPLL, encoded by the coding sequence ATGACCGGCGGAGAAGAAGTATTCAAATATAAACAGTGCCTCATCCTCCGAAGCGACCTAAAACTCAGCTGCGGAAAAATGTGTGCCCAGGCAGCCCATGCCTCCATCGGCGCCTACGAAAAAGCCTCACTTGCCGACAAAAAAGAATGGCTAAGGGAAGGCCAGAAAAAAGTCGCCCTCAAAGCGGCAAGCGAACGTGCCCTCTACGAACTCAAATTCGCTGCAGAAATGGCAGGCGTCCCTGCCTCCCTCATCATCGACGCCGGCTACACCGAGATCCCCCCCGGAACCATCACGGCGCTCGGCATCGGACCCGCAAAAGCCGAACTCATCAATAAAATAACCGGACACCTCCCCCTCCTCTGA
- the truD gene encoding tRNA pseudouridine(13) synthase TruD, producing MKPSTHPLEIDLGMRYYAASRPGIGGRLRTTPEDFVVEELPITFTNTGPYTICKLTKRSWEHQHAMHEITNRLRISQKRIGWAGTKDKNAVTTQYISLYNVPGEVLANLNIKDMTLEPVATHQFSLGLGQLLGNTFKITLRDCEPENLAEITSAIAGEIATGIPNYYGLQRFGALKPVTHKMGYHILRNEFKEAVDLYVGGCFPHESEQVQNARRAFAETGDAKTALYELPYWLSYERIMLDSLAKNPGDYGAALQAMPPKLLSMFVSAYQSWLFNIALSKRCEDGTPLNDPRIGEHLEFMNDRIDTVTEKNIVTARQHMKRGRCFVVGWMPGKTLPVAPGPLEETMTAQMEKDGISMQSFAAAAEFVKTNFDGAHRRISLATEVQTAVFENNVELTFVLPPGHYATTVAREFMQAAPEKMV from the coding sequence ATGAAACCATCCACCCACCCCCTCGAAATCGACCTCGGCATGCGGTACTATGCCGCCAGCCGGCCGGGCATCGGCGGACGCCTCCGGACCACCCCCGAAGACTTCGTCGTCGAAGAACTCCCCATCACCTTCACCAACACCGGGCCCTACACCATCTGCAAACTCACCAAACGCTCCTGGGAACACCAGCACGCCATGCACGAAATAACCAACCGTCTCCGGATAAGCCAGAAACGCATCGGATGGGCAGGCACCAAAGACAAAAACGCCGTCACCACCCAGTACATCTCCCTCTACAACGTCCCGGGAGAAGTCCTCGCCAACCTCAACATCAAAGACATGACCCTCGAACCCGTCGCCACCCATCAGTTCTCCCTCGGCCTCGGGCAGCTCCTGGGCAATACCTTCAAAATCACGCTCCGGGACTGCGAACCGGAAAATCTCGCTGAGATCACCTCCGCCATCGCAGGCGAGATCGCGACCGGGATCCCCAACTACTACGGACTCCAGAGATTCGGCGCCCTCAAACCCGTCACCCACAAAATGGGATACCACATCCTTCGAAACGAGTTCAAAGAAGCGGTCGACCTCTACGTCGGAGGCTGCTTCCCGCACGAATCCGAACAGGTCCAAAACGCCCGAAGAGCATTCGCCGAAACCGGCGACGCAAAAACCGCTCTGTATGAACTGCCGTACTGGCTCTCTTATGAGAGGATCATGCTCGACTCTCTCGCCAAAAACCCCGGCGACTACGGAGCGGCCCTTCAGGCAATGCCCCCAAAACTCCTCTCCATGTTCGTCTCGGCATACCAGTCCTGGCTCTTCAACATCGCCCTTTCCAAGAGATGCGAAGACGGAACGCCGCTCAACGATCCGAGAATCGGCGAACATCTCGAGTTCATGAACGACCGGATCGACACGGTCACCGAGAAAAATATCGTGACTGCCCGCCAGCACATGAAACGCGGAAGATGTTTCGTTGTCGGCTGGATGCCTGGAAAGACCCTCCCCGTCGCTCCGGGTCCTCTCGAAGAGACCATGACTGCCCAGATGGAAAAGGACGGCATCTCCATGCAGAGTTTTGCCGCCGCCGCCGAGTTTGTAAAAACCAACTTCGACGGAGCCCACAGGAGAATATCTCTTGCGACCGAAGTACAGACCGCGGTCTTTGAAAACAATGTGGAGCTGACCTTCGTTCTGCCGCCCGGACATTACGCCACGACGGTCGCGAGAGAGTTCATGCAGGCAGCTCCCGAAAAAATGGTCTAA
- a CDS encoding D-isomer specific 2-hydroxyacid dehydrogenase family protein: MKKILITGPSPSDEMMTLMKNQGYEILSPGVLSEDEIIDALVGVDAYIPGGEDMVTEKIIASAKNTLKVISFNGVGYRYYVDITAAKKHNVAVTYVPHANSLAVAEFTVTLILTLMKKILIMNKETKSGLWHKYVSQDVSGKTIGIVGMGSIGRLVAKKMYYGFGCKILYYSRTRESDIEQELDAKFVELHELCRLSNVITLHTPYTSETRYIIDEKCINFMNRDTILINTARAELVSPIALRDALVSSKINAAAFDCYYSGKVPADTSEDTFGLMNLPDDKFILTPHAAYNTVSSNREVDRIALQNIVDIFNTGSCINQVV, from the coding sequence ATGAAAAAAATACTAATAACCGGCCCCTCTCCTTCGGACGAAATGATGACGTTAATGAAAAATCAGGGCTATGAGATCCTCTCTCCCGGAGTACTCAGTGAAGATGAGATCATCGATGCATTAGTGGGGGTGGATGCTTATATTCCCGGCGGGGAAGACATGGTTACTGAAAAAATTATCGCATCAGCGAAAAATACCCTCAAAGTAATATCGTTTAATGGCGTGGGATATAGATATTATGTGGATATAACTGCAGCAAAAAAACATAATGTCGCCGTGACCTATGTTCCGCATGCCAATTCATTAGCAGTTGCCGAATTCACCGTGACCCTTATCCTGACTCTCATGAAAAAAATACTTATTATGAATAAAGAGACGAAATCCGGTTTATGGCACAAGTATGTATCCCAGGATGTGTCTGGTAAAACGATAGGTATTGTTGGCATGGGAAGTATAGGCAGGTTGGTTGCAAAGAAAATGTACTACGGGTTTGGGTGTAAAATACTCTATTACAGCAGAACTCGTGAGTCTGATATTGAACAGGAATTAGATGCAAAATTTGTAGAACTGCATGAATTATGTCGTTTATCGAATGTAATTACGCTGCACACCCCTTATACTTCGGAGACTCGATATATAATTGATGAAAAATGTATTAATTTCATGAATCGGGACACAATTTTAATTAATACCGCCAGGGCCGAGCTGGTATCACCAATTGCTTTACGAGACGCCTTAGTTTCGAGTAAGATTAATGCTGCTGCCTTTGACTGTTATTATTCCGGAAAGGTACCCGCTGATACATCAGAAGATACCTTTGGTCTGATGAATTTGCCGGACGATAAATTTATTCTCACCCCGCATGCTGCATATAACACGGTGAGCAGTAATAGAGAGGTAGACAGGATCGCCTTGCAAAATATCGTGGATATATTCAATACTGGATCCTGCATTAATCAGGTAGTCTAA